A region from the Leeia speluncae genome encodes:
- a CDS encoding efflux RND transporter periplasmic adaptor subunit, producing MKTWMIALAAIVLPATHVVAEVAKAPQEIRAQLKPKRFTTLAAEIGAKVMKLPYEEGMSFKAGSALVTFDCSIQQAQLGKANAALKAADKTWKANKRLDELNAVGKVELEVSESEMIKSRAEVSANAAVLKKCIVSAPFAGRVTEQKVREQQFVQPGQALLEIIDDSVLELVFVVPSKWLVWMKVGDPFQIKVDETAKTYPAKIQRIGAKVDPVSQTVRVTAAIDGRFPELISGMSGKVLITPKVQ from the coding sequence ATGAAAACATGGATGATTGCCCTTGCCGCTATCGTACTACCTGCTACACATGTGGTTGCAGAGGTGGCAAAGGCCCCTCAGGAAATTCGCGCTCAATTAAAACCGAAACGGTTTACAACCTTAGCGGCTGAAATTGGCGCAAAAGTGATGAAGCTGCCGTATGAAGAGGGAATGTCATTTAAAGCAGGCAGTGCGTTAGTGACGTTTGATTGTTCTATTCAGCAAGCACAGCTTGGCAAAGCCAATGCTGCCTTAAAAGCTGCAGACAAAACCTGGAAAGCCAACAAGCGTTTGGACGAGTTAAACGCGGTGGGCAAGGTAGAGTTAGAAGTGTCTGAGTCTGAGATGATTAAGTCTAGAGCAGAAGTAAGTGCTAACGCGGCGGTATTAAAAAAATGCATTGTTAGTGCCCCATTTGCCGGACGAGTAACAGAGCAAAAAGTGCGTGAACAGCAGTTTGTGCAGCCTGGGCAGGCATTACTAGAAATTATTGATGATTCTGTTTTAGAGCTTGTGTTTGTTGTGCCATCAAAATGGTTGGTATGGATGAAAGTGGGTGATCCATTTCAGATCAAAGTAGATGAAACAGCAAAAACGTACCCTGCAAAAATCCAACGAATTGGCGCAAAAGTGGATCCGGTTAGTCAAACGGTACGGGTAACTGCAGCCATTGATGGTCGATTCCCCGAGTTGATTTCTGGCATGAGTGGGAAAGTGCTGATCACACCAAAAGTTCAGTAA
- a CDS encoding TolC family protein — MYKSQLLKNKRIPSLCLLLLLTGCASQTFSPVSSNEISKVARLDIAQIQEKIEPLSGPLSLNEAIARAMKYNLDRRVKLMEQAIAVDQYDLGNYDLLPKVVANAGYRTRDSDLISKSRDSVTGDLSTSHPYISSDRNVTTYDLTFTWSLLDFGQSYYIAKQNADRVLIAGERRRKAMQNLVQDVSTAFWKAASAQRLKQKVKDAIQNAEDALDDARKVEAERLRPPMEALRYQRQVLENLRLLETIDHELSASKTELAALTGLPLSANFDVVEPERLISDSWLAAPMDKMETIAMANNPDFRESFYGSRIAVEETKKTMLRMFPGLTFTAAAKGTDDSYQIYKQWQEAGIQVSYNLLGLFSLPAQKKMAEDGVTLAEQRRKSVLMATLAQVHIAFLQYQHAFRQYQRADSIWSVDAKIADLFAKQEQVQKQSKMDSIANQTTAILSELRRYQALAVANASASKLRASLGMEPVVLGSADMSIQQLSVEVGKALDVWERGVPESVGGNEAEALILKEGVK, encoded by the coding sequence ATGTACAAATCACAACTATTAAAAAATAAGCGAATCCCTAGTCTTTGTCTTTTATTGTTGCTAACGGGTTGTGCTTCACAAACTTTTTCGCCTGTTTCATCAAATGAAATTAGCAAAGTGGCACGTCTAGATATTGCACAGATCCAAGAAAAGATAGAGCCACTTTCTGGCCCGCTTAGCTTAAATGAAGCCATTGCTAGGGCAATGAAGTACAACCTAGATCGTCGTGTGAAATTGATGGAGCAAGCGATTGCTGTCGATCAATACGATTTAGGTAATTACGATCTACTACCAAAAGTTGTTGCTAATGCGGGTTATCGCACAAGAGATTCTGACTTAATTTCTAAAAGTAGAGATTCTGTTACTGGGGATTTATCTACTTCTCACCCTTATATTTCTAGCGATAGAAATGTAACTACCTATGATCTTACCTTTACCTGGAGTCTGTTGGACTTCGGTCAGAGTTATTACATTGCAAAACAAAATGCTGACCGTGTGTTGATTGCGGGTGAACGTCGCCGCAAAGCGATGCAAAACTTGGTGCAAGACGTGAGCACCGCTTTTTGGAAAGCAGCAAGTGCTCAGCGGTTAAAGCAAAAAGTTAAAGATGCGATTCAAAACGCCGAAGATGCATTAGACGATGCAAGAAAAGTGGAGGCAGAGCGTTTGCGCCCCCCAATGGAGGCATTACGCTATCAGCGCCAAGTGCTAGAAAACCTGCGTCTTTTAGAAACGATTGATCATGAATTATCGGCTTCTAAAACCGAACTAGCGGCATTAACAGGCTTGCCGCTTTCTGCAAATTTTGATGTGGTAGAACCAGAGCGTTTAATTAGTGACAGTTGGTTAGCTGCGCCAATGGATAAGATGGAAACCATCGCCATGGCGAACAACCCTGATTTTCGCGAATCATTCTATGGTAGCCGCATCGCAGTCGAAGAAACCAAAAAAACGATGTTGCGTATGTTTCCGGGCTTAACGTTTACGGCGGCAGCAAAAGGGACAGACGATAGTTATCAGATTTACAAGCAATGGCAAGAAGCGGGTATTCAGGTTTCTTATAACCTACTTGGTTTGTTCTCTTTGCCTGCACAGAAAAAAATGGCAGAAGATGGGGTAACACTAGCAGAGCAACGCCGTAAGTCGGTTTTGATGGCAACGCTTGCTCAGGTACATATTGCCTTTTTGCAATACCAACACGCGTTTAGACAATACCAACGTGCAGACTCTATTTGGTCGGTCGATGCAAAAATTGCAGATCTATTTGCAAAGCAAGAGCAAGTTCAAAAGCAATCGAAGATGGATAGTATCGCCAACCAAACCACCGCGATTTTAAGTGAGTTAAGACGTTATCAAGCTTTAGCAGTTGCAAATGCATCGGCTAGTAAATTACGCGCCTCTCTAGGAATGGAGCCGGTTGTATTGGGCAGTGCGGATATGAGTATCCAGCAACTGAGTGTGGAAGTAGGAAAAGCATTAGATGTATGGGAACGTGGCGTACCGGAGAGCGTGGGTGGTAATGAAGCGGAAGCATTAATCTTGAAAGAGGGCGTGAAATGA